Within Bacteroidales bacterium, the genomic segment TTTCGTCGCCTGAACTGGTCAACAATTGCATCTTTTACTTTTAGCGAAACATATTTGCTGTGTTTAAAATAATCGGAAAAAACCGTTGAATTTATCGAAAAAGTATCAGTAAGCGATAAATAATTCTCCCAATTGATTTTAGAAATTCCTTTATAAAGTTCAATTTCGTTATTAGCTTGAAATTTATTAATTGGAACAAGGATATTCAGTGCTGTCCTTAAACAGTAATTTGATGCATACAACAACTTTTTATCACCATAATATCCAACAGCACGTTTTTTTATTTCAATCTGTTCTGCACCCAGATTTTTTAACTCTTCAGCTAAAACATTTTCCAGTCCTTCAAATGTTTTTGCAATAATTTCAAATTTGCTCAAAAGTGTACTTTATTATAATTTATACTAAAAATTAAATGCGAAAATACTTATTTTATTGAATATTTAAGTCTTATTTTATTAATAACTATTATAAATAATAACTTATTATTTTTACATTTGATACCTTTATTCAGTAGAATTATATAAAGAAGTATGAATTCAACAAATACTAAATTTTTACTAATAATAACTTTCTGTTTTATTTTTAGTTCGTCTTTTTGCCAGTTGTTGATAAACAATACTTATACAGCCGAAGAATTAGTTAAAGATGTATTATTAAAAGGAAATAGCAGTGTCCGAGTTGAAAATATTAAGTTTAGCGGAGCATCACGCTCAATTGCCTATTTTATAAGCGATTGTAATAGCATTAATGTTAAAAAAGGTATAGTATTATCTACAGGAAATGTATTTACTATTTCATTACCAAATAATATTGGAAATACAGGTATAAGCAATTTTACTCCAGGTGATAAAAATTTGGAAAGAATTGCTAATGGTCCAACGTTTGATGCTGCTGTCCTTGAATTTGACTTTTATCCTGAAGCGGATACTATATCTTTTAATTATTTTTTTGGCTCTGAAGAATATCCTGAATTTGTTAACAAAGGAGTAAATGATGTATTTGCATTTTTAATTAGCGGAACAGGAATTGATAATGTAAAAAACCTTGCAATACTTCCATATGGTAATATTCCTGTTACTGTTGATAATATTAATGAATATCAAAACAAAGCATTTTTTATTGAAAATAAATTATGGATACCCGGCAATTATGAATATTTTAAATATAATCAATGGGCAGGTGAACTTGCATATACATTCCAGTTTGATGGACTGACAACGGTTTTAACCGCAAAGTGTAATGTTGTGCCAAACACAAAATATCATATTAAAATTGCAATTGCCGATGTAGGAGATGATATATATGATTCGGGAGTATTTTTAGAAGCAGGTTCATTTAAAAGTTATGGAATAATTAGATGGAAAGATGATTTTAATACTGAAATATCTCAAAATATTTTACATAATAATAAAAACACTCTTATTTATGATAGCACTTCATTGATTATAAGGTCAAATATTGAGTTTGTTTTTGATTCTTATGAAATATCAGACCAATTTATAAAGTTTTTAGATGAACTTATCGTTACACTTAAAAAATTCCCTGATAAAAATGTTATTATTATCGGACACACTGATAACATGGGAACCCGGGAATATAATAACGAATTATCGTTTAAAAGAGCAGAAACTATTGCAAAATATATAATTGCTAATGGAATTATTAAAAACCGTATTTCCTATAAAGGTCATGGATTCTCAAAACCTATTGCTGATAATAATACTGTTGACGGAAGAGCAATAAACCGAAGAGTAGAATTTGTTTTTAGTGATGATGATTAATATAACGAAAATTCTAATTTTTCTTATTTGTCAATTTAATTTGATTATTTCATAATCCTTCTTGAAAAATTCAAAGGCAATAAATCTTTAATACTATTAATTATTTGTATTTTTTTTTCTCCTGCCAGTATTATTTTTATAGGAGAATTAAAACGCATTTCTGTTTCAAGAATAACTTGTCTGCATGAACCACATGGCGGAACAGGAATGTCAAGATATGCCGAATTTGAATATACACTTATTGCAATTGCTTTAACAGGGATATCAGGGAATTTAGAATTAACATAAAACAAGGCAACACGTTCAGCACAAAGACCTGAAGGATATGCTGCATTTTCCTGATTGTTTCCTTGAAAATATTCACCGTTCTCAAGCAGAACACAAGCACCGACATTAAAATTGGAATAGGGTGCATATGACTTTTTTGCAGCTTCCCTTGCTTTTTTTATCAGAATTTTTTCTTCTTTTGCTAAATCATTAATAGAATCGTATTCATAAATAGTAGATTTTATTTCGAATTTCTTCATAATAAATTATTTACAATTTTTCAAATTTACAATTATCTTTTTAAAGTACAATTAATTTGTTAAAAATCAAATTGTTTATTAAAATTTATATTTTTGTAGCAAAAGAAGAAATTATGATTCAAAAAATAATAATTATACTTATTAATATCATTCTGTTATTTAATATATCTTATTCACAATCAGATAATAACAGACTAACTCCAAAAGAATATGCTAAAAAATTTAGTGAGTTAGCAATTAAAGAAATGAAAAGAAGCGGAGTACCTGCCAGTATTACACTTGCACAAGGTATTTTGGAATCTGATTGTGGTAATAGCCGTCTTGCCAGAAAAGCTAATAATCATTTTGGAATTAAATGCCATTCAAACTGGAAAGGAAGAAAAATAATCCACGATGATGACAAAAAAAATGAATGTTTTAGGAAATACAAATCAGTATATGACTCATACAGAGATCATTCCGATTTTTTAAAATACGGGCAACGTTACCAGTTCCTTTTTAAATTAAAAACAACTGATTATAAAGGCTGGGCAAAAGGACTAAAAAAAGCTGGCTATGCAACAGAAAAAAAATATGCAAATCTTTTGATAAGTATTATTGAAAGTAACAAACTATATATTTATGATTCAACAAAAAAGATAAAAAAAAGCAGGCAAAAGAAAGATAAAAAGAAAAAACAAAAAGACAAGCAATTAGCTGATATAGATGATTATACAATTGACCCTTTCAAAGCGGAAGTTCAGCAAAAAAACGATATTGATTATATTATTATTAAAAAGGGTGATACATTTTATGGCATTTCAAAAAAATTCGATTTGATGCTATGGCAATTATATAAATATAATGATTTGAAAGAAGGTGCAATTTTAAACGAAGGACAAATACTTTATCTTCAGCCAAAAAGGAAAAAAGCTGAATTACCAAATAAATATCATTTTGTTGAAAAAGGAGAAACAATGTATTCAATTTCGCAGCTATATGGCATTAAACTTAAAAGTTTATATAAGAAAAATCTCATGAAACAAGGTTCTGAACCAAAAGAAGGCAATGAGTTATGGCTTAGGAAAAAGAAAAAATATGATGACGATAAATAATAATTTTGGATTGTTTATTGATTACAGATTAACTGTAAAATTCTCAATTCCTTTAAATCCTCTTAAAAACTCATCAATTTTTAACCGTTTTTTCCCTGAAACTTGCAATTCTTTAATACTAATACAAGCATTTTTAACAAATACTTTTAAGTAATCTTTATTGTTAGTTTGAAAAGTCCCGATTTTTTGATTATGCCTGATAGAAATAATCTCCGATGAAAATATTTTCAGTAACATAATTTTATTGTCCTTAGAAATAAATTCTGTCCATGCTCCCGGATATGGACTTAAACCTCTTATCAGGTTATAAATATTTTTAACACTTTTATTCCAGTCAATTTTGCAGTCATCTTTAAATATTTTAGGAGCATTTTTTAAATTATTAATATCTTTAATTAATTCTTTCTGATTAATTATGTTAATATTTTTATTTTCTATTGCATCAACGGTTTTTTTAACAAGTTCTGCCCCTTTATTCATTAATTTATCATGAAGCATTTCCGCATTGTCGGTTTCATTAATAGAAACTTTTTCCTGAAAAATAATGTTCCCAGTATCAATTTTATTATCAATAAAAAACGTAGTAACTCCTGTTACGGATTCCCCATTAATAATAGCCCAATTAATTGGTGCTGCTCCCCTGTACTGCGGAAGTAAAGATGCATGCAAATTAAAAGTACCATATTCGGGTATTTTCCATACAGCCTCAGGAAGCATTCTGAAAGCTACAATAATCTGTATATCAGGATTTAATTCTTTTAAGCTCTTAATAAAATCAGTATCTTTTAAATTATCAGGTTGAAGTATAGCTATGTTTCTTTCAATTGCATATTCCTTTACTGCTGATTGCCTGATTTTTTGACCCCTTCCTGCCGGTTTGTCTG encodes:
- a CDS encoding OmpA family protein, with translation MNSTNTKFLLIITFCFIFSSSFCQLLINNTYTAEELVKDVLLKGNSSVRVENIKFSGASRSIAYFISDCNSINVKKGIVLSTGNVFTISLPNNIGNTGISNFTPGDKNLERIANGPTFDAAVLEFDFYPEADTISFNYFFGSEEYPEFVNKGVNDVFAFLISGTGIDNVKNLAILPYGNIPVTVDNINEYQNKAFFIENKLWIPGNYEYFKYNQWAGELAYTFQFDGLTTVLTAKCNVVPNTKYHIKIAIADVGDDIYDSGVFLEAGSFKSYGIIRWKDDFNTEISQNILHNNKNTLIYDSTSLIIRSNIEFVFDSYEISDQFIKFLDELIVTLKKFPDKNVIIIGHTDNMGTREYNNELSFKRAETIAKYIIANGIIKNRISYKGHGFSKPIADNNTVDGRAINRRVEFVFSDDD
- the cdd gene encoding cytidine deaminase — encoded protein: MKKFEIKSTIYEYDSINDLAKEEKILIKKAREAAKKSYAPYSNFNVGACVLLENGEYFQGNNQENAAYPSGLCAERVALFYVNSKFPDIPVKAIAISVYSNSAYLDIPVPPCGSCRQVILETEMRFNSPIKIILAGEKKIQIINSIKDLLPLNFSRRIMK
- a CDS encoding glucosaminidase domain-containing protein, translated to MIQKIIIILINIILLFNISYSQSDNNRLTPKEYAKKFSELAIKEMKRSGVPASITLAQGILESDCGNSRLARKANNHFGIKCHSNWKGRKIIHDDDKKNECFRKYKSVYDSYRDHSDFLKYGQRYQFLFKLKTTDYKGWAKGLKKAGYATEKKYANLLISIIESNKLYIYDSTKKIKKSRQKKDKKKKQKDKQLADIDDYTIDPFKAEVQQKNDIDYIIIKKGDTFYGISKKFDLMLWQLYKYNDLKEGAILNEGQILYLQPKRKKAELPNKYHFVEKGETMYSISQLYGIKLKSLYKKNLMKQGSEPKEGNELWLRKKKKYDDDK
- the fmt gene encoding methionyl-tRNA formyltransferase, whose protein sequence is MKKLRIIFMGTPEFAVSSLKILVENNYNVAGVVTTPDKPAGRGQKIRQSAVKEYAIERNIAILQPDNLKDTDFIKSLKELNPDIQIIVAFRMLPEAVWKIPEYGTFNLHASLLPQYRGAAPINWAIINGESVTGVTTFFIDNKIDTGNIIFQEKVSINETDNAEMLHDKLMNKGAELVKKTVDAIENKNINIINQKELIKDINNLKNAPKIFKDDCKIDWNKSVKNIYNLIRGLSPYPGAWTEFISKDNKIMLLKIFSSEIISIRHNQKIGTFQTNNKDYLKVFVKNACISIKELQVSGKKRLKIDEFLRGFKGIENFTVNL